In the genome of Onychomys torridus unplaced genomic scaffold, mOncTor1.1, whole genome shotgun sequence, the window TCCTTTAGTGGGAATATAACTACCCATCTTAGCCACTTGACTAGAGTCGTgatatattttttcattcatgGTGTGTATGTATCTTTTGTCATCTGCCTGCATCAGCCTATTACAGTGTCCGAACGTTTTTAATCATTGGAATATATGGTAAAATGAGGCACCCTAAAGGATTTCCTGCCTGCAAGCTATTATGTTTCTTACCTCTATTGTGGAGAAGCCATGCAATTTCCTGACCTTTATCTTGGTCATTCAcccctcctaacactgttatttATTCTTGGCCTTTTGGATTAAGGACATCAGAAGCTCAGTGTGGCTTGGGAGAAGTCTGAGCTCCCAGGTCAATGATCTGTTTGTTGTAGCTCCAGTCAGGAGCACTGCCCCACACCACCAATCACACTGGAATCAAAATTTCCAAGCAAAAATCTTAAGGTcatataaaaggaaaggaaactttTTTTCCCAAGAGGTCTCTAGGGGTGATATTGAGTGGTATAATAGTACCACCTGGTGCCTGGATCCATGGATCTGAGCTATGGAGAAATCAGCCTCCTGGAGAATTCTACTCCAGCCCTCTGGGTTGCTGCCACTTCATTGGCTCCATAACTGTGTCTTCTAAACATCCTGAGAACAACTTCAGGATGTTGGTGAACCTGCTCCAACCAGTGGATTCAATGATTGTGGGCTACAGGTTCACCTATCTCTCTGTGAATTTAATCTTGCTCAGAAGCTACACTGTGTGGAATAACATGATGGTTGACAAGGCATTCTCTTAATCCCTGTGTGGTAGTTTTGGTAAAATCATTACAGGTGGGAAGTGCAAATCTATATCTAGAGTAGGAACCAGCTCTAGAATGAAGGATTGTCCTTTCCACAGAGAAAAAGGTACAATGTAGTTATCCTTTCATGACTTTGTTAAATGGTTAGCCTGGAGAATGTGACatctctgggtctctgtgttgatCTTTGCTGTTGGCAGATCTGATATATAGCTGCAGCTGTAACCAGGTGAGTCTTGATGTGTGGATATCTACATTGTTGATCACAAGCAGAACCTCCATCTCAGGTAGAATGGCTATGGTGATCATGGGCCCATGGGGCaataccaaaagcaatttgggaaagAGTCTGACAGTTCCTGGAATGGGTCATGATATCTAATTAATTATTGACCTCCTCCTTAGCCTAAAGAACCTTTCATGGGAATTTACAGAAGACAAAGGATCTCCACATTCTTGGTTCCTTTGCCAATCTGTCCAAATACTTCTTCCCCAAATATCTTTCTAATTTGTTCATATTTCCTTATTTGTtcttaatgttttcttctctcatacaatcccATCTGGCCATagtctcccctccttccctccacagGGATGTACTActtctctatttcccttcagaaaagcacAGGTCTCCTGGAGTCATCAAATGAAGACAACATACTAAAATGTAATAGTAgtcacaaaccctcatatcaaggatAGAGAAGCCAACCTAGAAGTAAGAAAATGTTCCCAATATCAGACAAAAAGGTCAGAGACTTCTCATTCTTCCCCTCTTAGGAGTCCCACTATCCACTGAGCCAAACAACCATAGCCTGTATGCAGAGGACTTAATACAGACCAATGCAGGCTCTGTGGTTGCCTCTTAGGTCTCTTGGAGCCAAAACGAGCTATATTTAGATGAATCTGTGGGCTCTCTACACCTGATGTCTTTGATCCCTCCTGCAATCCTGCTTTTCCCTGATACTTGAGAAACCCtgagctctacctaatgtttggatGTGGATCTCAGTAtatgctcccatcagctgctagAGAAAGCATAACTGATATCCACTGGACTAGACTCCAATCTATGAGTGTAACAGAATTTCTGTAGGTATTGTCTCACAGTTTTTGCATGAGTGTGGCAGGAAGACCCTGCAAAACTTCCACAGATGAGCAGAGCCAAATGGACTAAAATGGGAGTCTTCAAAGAGAAACAGCACTGGAATCCATAAActcatttcaaaatttttattcattttgtattttatttggataggtattgtttataGAGATGGATGTGCCTATGGAGATAAGAGGTAGACTGAACAAAAGGTCCTCTTAAAGGGCAAAAACTGCTTTTGACAGAGTCACCTTTTCAGTCCTAAACAGAgttaggtgaaaaaaaaaatgtattcattctcttttgcttcttttgtAATCAAACATTCCTgtatattttctcctttccagaGTCTTTGACTATAAGTTCTGCTCAGTCCAATCCAGACAGGTTtcaccaaagaaaccctgttgtaTCATGCTTGGGTCAGCAACTAAAATGAATTCCAGTTTCCAATTCATTGACAAATCAAACCAGTACAGACCAGGGTAGTGTACAACATAGTTCAGTGCTTCCCCTCCCTTAAACTGACAATCAACTCATTTACACCTGTATTACACCCTGAGCCACCATGCCATCTTTCCCCAGTTTCATTGGAAATGCTCCACAAACACCATAGTCTACCCAGGAGTCATTGGAAAGAACATTGGCTGCTGCTTCTGGGAGACAAGGGTAGGTCACAGCTGACCAGGTCCTAGGATGGCTTCAAGCATTTGAAAGGGGGctccaagaaagggagatgagcAGAAGCCAGGGAACGGTATGCTTCAGCCACTAAATGGGGACATGAGCCCACCATTGCCTTCCAGCCTTGGgtctcagagacctcagaagcatGAGCTGTAATGAAATCCAGTGCCTGGAttttcagctgccctgagctgtggaggtcagccaggaagagagtgtgggcagcattctccacagagaggtcCCTGCAGAGGGCATCCTCACACATGACCTTCAAACGTTGCAGGCCATACttgtcagcagctgccagcacagcAGCTGCCATGCTGTCCAGGTCTGGTGCTTTTCCAGTGTAAATGAAGCCCATCATTGCCTTGAAGACATGTGGCTCCAGGTCATGGATCTCAACGTGGTTACTTTTGCTCTCCTTCATGTCATgttgaaacatggctctgaaCACTGGAGAGCGAGCTGCTAAGATGGCCTTGTGAACCCGGAATTCCTGACCAGCTACCACCAGGCAGCAGTCTGTGAATTGGGAATTCTCCCAAAGCTCTCCTAGCTCATCTGCCAATGTGCATCTGGGAACTTGAATCCCTGGCTTCCTGTTCTGGTTAGAGATTCTGAAGGAGTCCTGGATAATGCTCACCCTGCAGAAGAGGCTGAGCTTGTCATCTGTGAGAAGATGAGATGCATTGGAAAAGAGGAAATCTCGAAGGATGTACTTTTTGAATCCATAGCCAAGGCCTGGCACAAACCTAATGGCTCTTGAGATCCTCatggtttgtgttttctctccttcGGCACTTATGATCCAAAACTGGAACTTTGCCCAAACATGCATCTTTAGACAGCTGAGCAAAACTAGATTAACTGACAGGTAATCTGCACTTACTTCATCAAATCCGTTTGGGTATGCTATCAAACACCATATCTCATTGTCTCCTGTTGAGAAAGTTGAACTTCTAATGAGTTCTGTCCTTTCCTCCACAAAAAACCTGAAGTTGTGGATGGTCCACACATAGGAGAAATTCTGAGTGTGGTCCCATCTCTGGTCTGTCCTATCTCCTGCCATTTCTCATCCAGGTAGTTTGAAGTTTTAACTAgatacaaaatgaagaaagagcaATTAATTTCTCTTCCCACTGTGAGATCAAGAATGGACAGGATTTAGatgttaagtttttgtttttcttctattccCTATTCGATGGGGCTGGATACTTGGGTCTCTGATATTTTCTGTACAGATTTCAATACTAGTTTCAGAGAACACAGTCTAGGCTACTAGGGACTCTTCCATCACTCCATTTTAGGTCTAGATTGAATCTTAGGTCAATAGGTAACTGGTTTTAACAATTATACACAGTTgttgtatattttagaaaattctaTACACTCATATCAAAAATGTTGTATTatggttctctagagtaacagaacatATACAAGGATCTTACTCTGCATGAAGCAATAGGGTTTATTAGAATGACTCAGGGATGCAGTCCTGCTAATCTCACACTGGATTGCTGTGAAGGGAAAGTCCACAATTCCAGTACTTACTCAGTCCAGGTGGTTGGAtgtgtccagtggtcttcagtaTGTGCTGGCGTTCCAAATATTCTCTAACGCCAGGGAAGGGATGGACCTGtcgcaaggtgagggcaagcaggcaaagagcaagagcttcctGCTCCCACATCATTTTATATGCttccagcagagggtgtggcccagTCTATGGTGTGGCTACCaccctcaagatctggattaaaggcgtgtgtattCAGGCCCTGAGATCCAGATTAAATGTTTTTGTCATTCCACATTCAAAGTCTGTACTTGAAGATGATCTACCCTCTTCAACTGAAGGGGAAACCCTTCTATCTGTTGTGCCCTCCATTTtagagttttagttaattccatgtCTCCTTCATCTGGGAATCAGCAATAACAAGTGTATTTTGCTTA includes:
- the LOC118576570 gene encoding speckle-type POZ protein-like; amino-acid sequence: MAGDRTDQRWDHTQNFSYVWTIHNFRFFVEERTELIRSSTFSTGDNEIWCLIAYPNGFDEVSADYLSVNLVLLSCLKMHVWAKFQFWIISAEGEKTQTMRISRAIRFVPGLGYGFKKYILRDFLFSNASHLLTDDKLSLFCRVSIIQDSFRISNQNRKPGIQVPRCTLADELGELWENSQFTDCCLVVAGQEFRVHKAILAARSPVFRAMFQHDMKESKSNHVEIHDLEPHVFKAMMGFIYTGKAPDLDSMAAAVLAAADKYGLQRLKVMCEDALCRDLSVENAAHTLFLADLHSSGQLKIQALDFITAHASEVSETQGWKAMVGSCPHLVAEAYRSLASAHLPFLEPPFKCLKPS